The following proteins are encoded in a genomic region of Amia ocellicauda isolate fAmiCal2 chromosome 6, fAmiCal2.hap1, whole genome shotgun sequence:
- the zc3h13 gene encoding zinc finger CCCH domain-containing protein 13 isoform X1, with protein MSKIRRKVTVENSKTISDSTSRRPSVFERLGPSTGSNAETHCRNWLKTGNCIYGNTCRFTHGTQPRGKGFSGSYRRSPERPTGDLRERMKNKRQDVEPEAAKRNPEEPTSPTARRDSSRSRHREKEDIKITKERTPDSEDEPTEWEANREDSDNGDYDYELSLEMKRQKIQRELMKLEQENMEKREDIVIKKEEQNTKSRNSNISKISPEPVSSKGSPSSRKSSGSPKHKAATKGASASKKEKKTSVISSPVSDQTRSSKAVHGKKKGPRTPSPPPPAQEENPVGKKHKGKHKTKEKMEEKPKEPKERGRDTEKHKERKEKRRDRSESSHKLKRSLSPEDQSGSTSSPSREISPSTRRKSASPNAPRPAAQKPLPSPSRRSPASPRHRRTPTPPRHHSPSSHSGSSAQRHSPSPRRKRSVSPYQREPATSPTQRRSRSPVAQRPSSPPQRRASPSRNQSQGRDKGRPERERSTPSHDRRHERRDESRGKREKEGREEREYDAEPSSSRDTREERESREERGRRETRDRRDTRDTRDTREHRDSKDTREPRAEARSTRDSHDYRERDRERDRERDRGDAHRKDEPFQEERSYGRGHAREDSSRTETRAELRNDSRNEPRSERPGRGRGRGTEPAEKGVRGSRGTQFDSHSSSSSNFHDNWESRSSYPERGAERGAERGAERGAERGAERGAERGAERERYDGDRREQARDSSFDRRGHAERDRRENRDRDTRLPSPTRHQGRSDDLEREDRRDERRADRGEDRREDRARERERDRDREREKEREKEREKEKEREREKEREAERERARERERERERDRERERERERERERERERERERVEREERERERKERERERERQRDWEDREKGREERRREEQREERTVRDVHEDRKPSRKRHRVESSPSPRPSPKRAREASPDSEGDNSTEEKNEKHRLLSQVVRPQEPTRSPPRTVPEEKPSRWKEEDRKVEKKDSIRTRHEELDLRDRGAATRGERPREHLLDIVAAGVSDTRRTKEPLDTTPHPPAEDREAAHEEVKKKTKSQKKGLKKNRKEEEVSSGAERFATEQPVAEETPLLSPRKVPKKKAVEKKRKRSRGGESDISEEDTAAQQLSKKKRGPRTPPLMVPSVVKEEFPVQTVEKAPPVEVIPPIKADTTFSDWSDEDVPERGDIVPLPPAEKVPQEAPKKAIKGKDRLEPLIAPLLAQEPPLLLQLQQQLPLQPLMPQHLMRKASEQKRSSSLGSNQSRTSSRHLRSPSNESTHRGGEDHSARRRRLQGESRDRERERERDRERERERASAAEPPIERKSRIDQLKRGEPSRSTSSGKRPAYANQTGSYHSELEPPGPVEQCLSKGFGPRTIQLMQTVPQTPQTPTPDRQDSRSHSSRRSSPESERQARSRAGSYDGREREREREREREQIERDRERKDIRQRDWEREPDTREWGRGREPLRNREPRDREREPRKRDVDPERDRHLPEGHDRDRERLQDIPILCELKRAEPKLERDFEPLLREVVTIDPVRVDKNAEIPRVMEEAHEAAKLDNMEAEDDGKAEDSQSMVSGGEEYEPISDDELDEILADSAQKKEDQQDEEKIPGPLDVIDVDWSSLMPKQKKEPRAAGAALLKFTPGAVLLRAGVSKHLAGAELFAKVKETCKGELEDHKDADKLFEHELGALNMAALNRREERAGLLRNLGPCCKALCSRRDITIRRQLLKNDKGTTKQIYTSAPVVDNELLQLSIRLFKKKTACPLPSQEKVESSTLPQPSTQAEVCVS; from the exons ATGTCCAAGATCAGGAGGAAGGTAACAGTGGAGAATTCAAAGACCATTTCTGACAGCACCTCCCGCCGCCCCAGCGTGTTCGAGAGACTTGGGCCCAGCACTGGAAGTAATGCCGAG ACACACTGTCGAAACTGGCTAAAGACTGGTAACTGTATTTACGGAAATACCTGTCGTTTCACACATGGAACTCAGCCCAGAGGCAAAGGTTTTAGTGGTTCATACAGAAG GTCACCTGAGAGACCAACTGGagatctgagagagagaatgaagaaCAAACGCCAAGATGTGGAACCTGAAGCTGCTAAGAGAAATCCAGAAGAGCCCACCTCTCCCACAGCTCGA AGAGACTCTTCAAGAAGCAGACATCGTGAGAAAGAAGATATAAAGATAACAAAAGAGAGAACGCCAGACAGTGAAGACGAGCCTACTGAATGGGAGGCCAACCGGGAAG acTCGGATAATGgagattatgattatgaattgTCCCTGGAAATGAAAAGGCAAAAGATTCAGCGTGAGTTGATGAAGCTGGAGCAAGAAAACATGGAGAAGAGGGAAGATATAGTCATCAAGAAGGAG gAACAGAACACCAAGAGCAGGAATAGCAACATTTCAAAG aTCTCTCCTGAGCCTGTCAGTTCTAAAGGATCCCCTTCATCAAGAAAATCCAGTGGGTCACCTAAACACAAAGCAGCCACTAAAGGTGCTTCTGCAagcaagaaagagaaaaagacgTCTGTGATTTCCTCACCTGTATCCGATCAGACCAG GTCTTCCAAGGCTGTCCACGGAAAAAAGAAAGGCCCTCGGACCCCCAGCCCACCACCTCCTGCCCAGGAGGAGAACCCTGTTGGCAAGAAAcacaaaggaaaacacaaaactaaagagAAGATGGAGGAGAAACCCAAGGAGCCCAAAGAAAGGGGCCGGGACACGGAGAAGCACAAGGAAAGGAAGGAGAAGCGAAG GGATCGCTCAGAAAGCTCTCACAAGCTGAAGAGGTCCTTAAGCCCGGAGGACCAATCTGGCAGCACGTCTTCGCCATCCAGAGAGATTTCCCCCTCCACACGCAGGAAATCAGCCTCTCCCAATGCACCCAGACCTGCAGCACAGAAACCCCTGCCCTCCCCATCCCGCAG GTCCCCTGCATCCCCACGGCATCGCCGCACCCCCACTCCCCCCAGGCACCACTCGCCTTCCTCCCACTCAGGCTCCTCCGCTCAGAGACACTCCCCCTCCCCTCGACGCAAGCGCTCGGTGTCGCCCTATCAGCGGGAGCCAGCCACGTCCCCCACCCAGAGACGCTCGCGCTCCCCGGTTGCGCAGAGGCCCTCCTCCCCACCACAGCGCCGGGCCAGTCCCAGCCGGAACCAGTCCCAGGGCAGAGATAAGGGCAGgcctgagagggagaggagcaCCCCGTCACACGACCGCCGCCATGAGCGCAGAGATG AGAGCCgtgggaagagagagaaggagggccGTGAGGAGCGCGAGTACGACGCGGAGCCCAGTTCATCACGGGATACccgggaggagagagagagcagagaggagCGGGGGCGGCGTGAGACCCGGGACCGCAGGGACACCCGTGACACCAGGGACACGCGTGAGCACCGCGACAGCAAGGACACGCGGGAGCCCCGGGCGGAAGCACGCTCCACACGCGACTCGCATGACTACAGAGAGCGTGACAGAGAGCGCGACCGAGAGAGGGACCGCGGGGACGCGCACAGGAAGGACGAGCCCTTTCAGGAGGAGAGGAGCTACGGCAGGGGCCATGCTAGGGAGGACAGTAGCCGCACCGAAACCAGGGCCGAGCTTCGCAATGACTCTAGAAATGAACCCCGGAGCGAGAGacctgggagagggagaggccgAGGCACTGAGCCGGCTGAGAAGG GAGTTCGTGGATCAAGAGGGACTCAGTTTGACagccacagcagcagcagcagcaacttcCATGACAACTGGGAGTCACGCAGCAGCTACCCCGAGCGCGGGGCCGAGCGCGGGGCGGAGCGCGGGGCGGAGCGGGGTGCCGAGCGCGGGGCGGAACGAGGGGCCGAGCGCGGGGCAGAGCGGGAGCGCTATGATGGAGACCGGCGGGAACAAGCCAGAGACTCCTCATTTGACCGCCGAGGCCATGCAGAACGTGATCGCAGGGAAAACCGAGACCGAG ACACGAGACTGCCCTCACCAACAAGACACCAGGGCCGCAGCGATGACCTGGAGCGAGAGGACAGGAGAGACGAGCGCAGGGCTGACAGGGGGGAGGACAGACGAGAAGACAGGGCCAGGGAGAGGGAGCGTGACCGGGatcgggagagggagaaggagagagagaaggaacgggagaaggagaaggagcggGAGAGGGAAAAAGAAAGGGAGGCCGAGCGTGAACGAGCCAGGGAGCgggagcgggagagagagagggaccgggagcgagagcgagagcgggagagggagagggagagagagagggaaagggagcgagagagagtggagagggaggagagagagcgggagaggaaggagagggaacgggagagggagaggcagagggatTGGGAAGACCGGGAGAAAGGAAGGGAGGAGCGACGGAGGGAGGAACAGAGGGAAGAGCGCACCGTCAGAGATGTGCATGAGGACAGGAAACCCAG CAGGAAGAGGCATCGTGTGGAGAGCAGCCCCAGCCCTCGACCCTCTCCAAAGAGAGCCAGGGAAGCCAGTCCAGACAGTGAAGGTGACAACAGCACCGAGGAGAAAA ATGAGAAACACCGGTTGCTGAGCCAGGTGGTGCGACCGCAGGAACCCACTCGCTCCCCACCACGCACTGTGCCCGAGGAGAAGCCCAGCCGCTGGAAGGAGGAGGATAGGAAGGTGGAGAAGAAAGACAGCATCCGCACCAGACATGAGGAGCTGGATCTGCGGGACAGAGGCGCTGCTACCAGGGGAGAGCGTCCGAGGGAGCACCTCCTGGACATTGTCGCTGCAGGGGTTTCGGACACCCGCAGGACCAAGGAGCCCCTGGACACAACCCCACACCCCCCTGCTGAGGACAGGGAGGCTGCCCACGAGGAGGTCAAGAAGAAGACCAAATCCCAGAAGAAAGGCCTGAAGAAGAACCGCAAGGAGGAGGAAGTCAGCAGCGGTGCGGAGAGGTTCGCCACAGAGCAGCCAGTCGCCGAAGAGACCCCTCTGCTGTCTCCAAGGAAAGTGCCTAAGAAAAAAGCGGTGGAAAAGAAACGCAAGCGCTCACGAGGTGGGGAGTCGGACATCTCGGAGGAGGATACGGCGGCCCAGCAGCTGAGCAAGAAGAAAAGGGGCCCCAGGACACCTCCACTCATGGTACCTTCTGTAGTCAAGGAAGAGTTCCCAGTCCAGACTGTGGAGAAGGCTCCTCCTGTTGAGGTGATTCCACCCATCAAGGCAGACACCACCTTCAGCGACTGGTCTGACGAAGACGTACCTGAGCGTGGGGATATCGTGCCTCTGCCTCCTGCTGAGAAAGTCCCGCAAGAAGCTCCAAAGAAGGCAATCAAGGGCAAGGACAGGCTAGAACCACTAATCGCCCCCCTGTTGGCTCAGGAGCCGCCCTTATTGctccagttgcagcagcagttgCCCCTTCAGCCCCTGATGCCCCAGCACCTCATGCGCAAGGCCTCGGAGCAGAAGCGCAGCAGCAGCCTGGGGAGCAACCAGAGCCGCACCTCCTCGCGCCACCTCCGGTCCCCCTCCAACGAGTCGACGCACCGCGGTGGTGAAGACCACAGCGCCCGCAGGAGGAGGCTGCAGGGGGAGTCACGCGaccgggagagggagagagagcgggaTAGAGagcgggaaagagagagagcctcTGCCGCGGAGCCACCCATAGAGAGAAAGTCCCGTATCGATCAGCTGAAGCGCGGTGAGCCGAGCCGCAGCACGTCCTCGGGTAAGAGACCGGCTTATGCAAACCAGACGGGATCATATCATTCTGAGCTTGAACCTCCTGGGCCTGTAGAGCAGTGTCTCTCAAAAGGTTTCGGCCCGCGGACCATTCAGCTGATGCAAACGGTTCCGCAGACCCCCCAGACCCCCACCCCAG ATCGCCAGGATTCCCGGAGTCACAGCTCCCGGCGGAGCTCTCCGGAGTCGGAACGCCAGGCTCGCTCCCGGGCGGGATCCTACGACGGCAGAGAGCGGGAGAGGGAGCGGGAACGAGAGAGGGAACAGATCGAGAGGGACCGGGAGCGCAAGGATATCCGGCAGAGAGACTGGGAGCGGGAACCAGACACTCGGGAGTGGGGCCGAGGTCGGGAGCCCCTCCGAAACCGAGAGCCAAGAGACCGGGAGAGGGAGCCGCGCAAGAGGGACGTGGACCCGGAGAGGGACAGACACCTGCCCGAGGGTCACGACAGGGACCGGGAGAGGCTGCAGGACATTCCCATTCTCTGCGAGTTGAAGAGAGCGGAGCCAAAGCTGGAGAGAGACTTTGAGCCACTTCTGCGTGAAGTTGTGACTATAGACCCAGTTAGAGTGGACAAGAATGCCGAAATCCCTCGTGTCATGGAGGAAGCACATGAAGCAGCGAAACTGGACAACATGGAAG CGGAGGATGATGGGAAAGCCGAAGACTCACAGTCCATGGTGTCGGGTGGAGAGGAGTATGAACCCATCAGTGATGACGAGCTGGATGAGATCCTGGCTGACAGCGCACAAAAAAAGGAAGACCAGCAGGATGAGGAGAAAATCCCAG GTCCTCTGGATGTGATCGATGTGGACTGGTCCAGCCTGATGCCCAAGCAGAAGAAGGAGCCCCGAGCGGCCGGGGCTGCTCTGCTCAAGTTCACCCCAGGCGCAGTGCTCCTCAGGGCTGGCGTCTCCAAGCACCTGGCCGGGGCCGAGCTCTTCGCTAAGGTGAAGGAGACCTGCAAGGGAGAGCTGGAGGACCACAAAG ATGCTGATAAGCTGTTTGAACATGAGCTGGGAGCCCTGAACATGGCGGCTCTGAACAGGAGAGAGGAAAGGGCCGGCCTGCTGAGGAACCTGGGGCCGTGCTGCAAAGCGCTCTGCTCCCGGAGAGACATCACCATCCGTAGACAGCTGCTCAAGAACGACAAG GGCACAACAAAGCAGATCTACACCAGTGCTCCAGTTGTGGACAATGAGCTGCTGCAGTTGAGCATCCGGTTGTTCAAGAAAAAGACTGCATGTCCGCTCCCAAGCCAGGAGAAAGTAGAGAGCAGCACActccctcagccaagcacacAGGCCGAAGTGTGCGTCTCGTAA
- the zc3h13 gene encoding zinc finger CCCH domain-containing protein 13 isoform X3, which produces MSKIRRKVTVENSKTISDSTSRRPSVFERLGPSTGSNAETHCRNWLKTGNCIYGNTCRFTHGTQPRGKGFSGSYRRSPERPTGDLRERMKNKRQDVEPEAAKRNPEEPTSPTARRDSSRSRHREKEDIKITKERTPDSEDEPTEWEANREDSDNGDYDYELSLEMKRQKIQRELMKLEQENMEKREDIVIKKEEQNTKSRNSNISKISPEPVSSKGSPSSRKSSGSPKHKAATKGASASKKEKKTSVISSPVSDQTRSSKAVHGKKKGPRTPSPPPPAQEENPVGKKHKGKHKTKEKMEEKPKEPKERGRDTEKHKERKEKRRDRSESSHKLKRSLSPEDQSGSTSSPSREISPSTRRKSASPNAPRPAAQKPLPSPSRRSPASPRHRRTPTPPRHHSPSSHSGSSAQRHSPSPRRKRSVSPYQREPATSPTQRRSRSPVAQRPSSPPQRRASPSRNQSQGRDKGRPERERSTPSHDRRHERRDESRGKREKEGREEREYDAEPSSSRDTREERESREERGRRETRDRRDTRDTRDTREHRDSKDTREPRAEARSTRDSHDYRERDRERDRERDRGDAHRKDEPFQEERSYGRGHAREDSSRTETRAELRNDSRNEPRSERPGRGRGRGTEPAEKGVRGSRGTQFDSHSSSSSNFHDNWESRSSYPERGAERGAERGAERGAERGAERGAERGAERERYDGDRREQARDSSFDRRGHAERDRRENRDRDTRLPSPTRHQGRSDDLEREDRRDERRADRGEDRREDRARERERDRDREREKEREKEREKEKEREREKEREAERERARERERERERDRERERERERERERERERERERVEREERERERKERERERERQRDWEDREKGREERRREEQREERTVRDVHEDRKPSRKRHRVESSPSPRPSPKRAREASPDSEGDNSTEEKNEKHRLLSQVVRPQEPTRSPPRTVPEEKPSRWKEEDRKVEKKDSIRTRHEELDLRDRGAATRGERPREHLLDIVAAGVSDTRRTKEPLDTTPHPPAEDREAAHEEVKKKTKSQKKGLKKNRKEEEVSSGAERFATEQPVAEETPLLSPRKVPKKKAVEKKRKRSRGGESDISEEDTAAQQLSKKKRGPRTPPLMVPSVVKEEFPVQTVEKAPPVEVIPPIKADTTFSDWSDEDVPERGDIVPLPPAEKVPQEAPKKAIKGKDRLEPLIAPLLAQEPPLLLQLQQQLPLQPLMPQHLMRKASEQKRSSSLGSNQSRTSSRHLRSPSNESTHRGGEDHSARRRRLQGESRDRERERERDRERERERASAAEPPIERKSRIDQLKRGEPSRSTSSDRQDSRSHSSRRSSPESERQARSRAGSYDGREREREREREREQIERDRERKDIRQRDWEREPDTREWGRGREPLRNREPRDREREPRKRDVDPERDRHLPEGHDRDRERLQDIPILCELKRAEPKLERDFEPLLREVVTIDPVRVDKNAEIPRVMEEAHEAAKLDNMEAEDDGKAEDSQSMVSGGEEYEPISDDELDEILADSAQKKEDQQDEEKIPGPLDVIDVDWSSLMPKQKKEPRAAGAALLKFTPGAVLLRAGVSKHLAGAELFAKVKETCKGELEDHKDADKLFEHELGALNMAALNRREERAGLLRNLGPCCKALCSRRDITIRRQLLKNDKGTTKQIYTSAPVVDNELLQLSIRLFKKKTACPLPSQEKVESSTLPQPSTQAEVCVS; this is translated from the exons ATGTCCAAGATCAGGAGGAAGGTAACAGTGGAGAATTCAAAGACCATTTCTGACAGCACCTCCCGCCGCCCCAGCGTGTTCGAGAGACTTGGGCCCAGCACTGGAAGTAATGCCGAG ACACACTGTCGAAACTGGCTAAAGACTGGTAACTGTATTTACGGAAATACCTGTCGTTTCACACATGGAACTCAGCCCAGAGGCAAAGGTTTTAGTGGTTCATACAGAAG GTCACCTGAGAGACCAACTGGagatctgagagagagaatgaagaaCAAACGCCAAGATGTGGAACCTGAAGCTGCTAAGAGAAATCCAGAAGAGCCCACCTCTCCCACAGCTCGA AGAGACTCTTCAAGAAGCAGACATCGTGAGAAAGAAGATATAAAGATAACAAAAGAGAGAACGCCAGACAGTGAAGACGAGCCTACTGAATGGGAGGCCAACCGGGAAG acTCGGATAATGgagattatgattatgaattgTCCCTGGAAATGAAAAGGCAAAAGATTCAGCGTGAGTTGATGAAGCTGGAGCAAGAAAACATGGAGAAGAGGGAAGATATAGTCATCAAGAAGGAG gAACAGAACACCAAGAGCAGGAATAGCAACATTTCAAAG aTCTCTCCTGAGCCTGTCAGTTCTAAAGGATCCCCTTCATCAAGAAAATCCAGTGGGTCACCTAAACACAAAGCAGCCACTAAAGGTGCTTCTGCAagcaagaaagagaaaaagacgTCTGTGATTTCCTCACCTGTATCCGATCAGACCAG GTCTTCCAAGGCTGTCCACGGAAAAAAGAAAGGCCCTCGGACCCCCAGCCCACCACCTCCTGCCCAGGAGGAGAACCCTGTTGGCAAGAAAcacaaaggaaaacacaaaactaaagagAAGATGGAGGAGAAACCCAAGGAGCCCAAAGAAAGGGGCCGGGACACGGAGAAGCACAAGGAAAGGAAGGAGAAGCGAAG GGATCGCTCAGAAAGCTCTCACAAGCTGAAGAGGTCCTTAAGCCCGGAGGACCAATCTGGCAGCACGTCTTCGCCATCCAGAGAGATTTCCCCCTCCACACGCAGGAAATCAGCCTCTCCCAATGCACCCAGACCTGCAGCACAGAAACCCCTGCCCTCCCCATCCCGCAG GTCCCCTGCATCCCCACGGCATCGCCGCACCCCCACTCCCCCCAGGCACCACTCGCCTTCCTCCCACTCAGGCTCCTCCGCTCAGAGACACTCCCCCTCCCCTCGACGCAAGCGCTCGGTGTCGCCCTATCAGCGGGAGCCAGCCACGTCCCCCACCCAGAGACGCTCGCGCTCCCCGGTTGCGCAGAGGCCCTCCTCCCCACCACAGCGCCGGGCCAGTCCCAGCCGGAACCAGTCCCAGGGCAGAGATAAGGGCAGgcctgagagggagaggagcaCCCCGTCACACGACCGCCGCCATGAGCGCAGAGATG AGAGCCgtgggaagagagagaaggagggccGTGAGGAGCGCGAGTACGACGCGGAGCCCAGTTCATCACGGGATACccgggaggagagagagagcagagaggagCGGGGGCGGCGTGAGACCCGGGACCGCAGGGACACCCGTGACACCAGGGACACGCGTGAGCACCGCGACAGCAAGGACACGCGGGAGCCCCGGGCGGAAGCACGCTCCACACGCGACTCGCATGACTACAGAGAGCGTGACAGAGAGCGCGACCGAGAGAGGGACCGCGGGGACGCGCACAGGAAGGACGAGCCCTTTCAGGAGGAGAGGAGCTACGGCAGGGGCCATGCTAGGGAGGACAGTAGCCGCACCGAAACCAGGGCCGAGCTTCGCAATGACTCTAGAAATGAACCCCGGAGCGAGAGacctgggagagggagaggccgAGGCACTGAGCCGGCTGAGAAGG GAGTTCGTGGATCAAGAGGGACTCAGTTTGACagccacagcagcagcagcagcaacttcCATGACAACTGGGAGTCACGCAGCAGCTACCCCGAGCGCGGGGCCGAGCGCGGGGCGGAGCGCGGGGCGGAGCGGGGTGCCGAGCGCGGGGCGGAACGAGGGGCCGAGCGCGGGGCAGAGCGGGAGCGCTATGATGGAGACCGGCGGGAACAAGCCAGAGACTCCTCATTTGACCGCCGAGGCCATGCAGAACGTGATCGCAGGGAAAACCGAGACCGAG ACACGAGACTGCCCTCACCAACAAGACACCAGGGCCGCAGCGATGACCTGGAGCGAGAGGACAGGAGAGACGAGCGCAGGGCTGACAGGGGGGAGGACAGACGAGAAGACAGGGCCAGGGAGAGGGAGCGTGACCGGGatcgggagagggagaaggagagagagaaggaacgggagaaggagaaggagcggGAGAGGGAAAAAGAAAGGGAGGCCGAGCGTGAACGAGCCAGGGAGCgggagcgggagagagagagggaccgggagcgagagcgagagcgggagagggagagggagagagagagggaaagggagcgagagagagtggagagggaggagagagagcgggagaggaaggagagggaacgggagagggagaggcagagggatTGGGAAGACCGGGAGAAAGGAAGGGAGGAGCGACGGAGGGAGGAACAGAGGGAAGAGCGCACCGTCAGAGATGTGCATGAGGACAGGAAACCCAG CAGGAAGAGGCATCGTGTGGAGAGCAGCCCCAGCCCTCGACCCTCTCCAAAGAGAGCCAGGGAAGCCAGTCCAGACAGTGAAGGTGACAACAGCACCGAGGAGAAAA ATGAGAAACACCGGTTGCTGAGCCAGGTGGTGCGACCGCAGGAACCCACTCGCTCCCCACCACGCACTGTGCCCGAGGAGAAGCCCAGCCGCTGGAAGGAGGAGGATAGGAAGGTGGAGAAGAAAGACAGCATCCGCACCAGACATGAGGAGCTGGATCTGCGGGACAGAGGCGCTGCTACCAGGGGAGAGCGTCCGAGGGAGCACCTCCTGGACATTGTCGCTGCAGGGGTTTCGGACACCCGCAGGACCAAGGAGCCCCTGGACACAACCCCACACCCCCCTGCTGAGGACAGGGAGGCTGCCCACGAGGAGGTCAAGAAGAAGACCAAATCCCAGAAGAAAGGCCTGAAGAAGAACCGCAAGGAGGAGGAAGTCAGCAGCGGTGCGGAGAGGTTCGCCACAGAGCAGCCAGTCGCCGAAGAGACCCCTCTGCTGTCTCCAAGGAAAGTGCCTAAGAAAAAAGCGGTGGAAAAGAAACGCAAGCGCTCACGAGGTGGGGAGTCGGACATCTCGGAGGAGGATACGGCGGCCCAGCAGCTGAGCAAGAAGAAAAGGGGCCCCAGGACACCTCCACTCATGGTACCTTCTGTAGTCAAGGAAGAGTTCCCAGTCCAGACTGTGGAGAAGGCTCCTCCTGTTGAGGTGATTCCACCCATCAAGGCAGACACCACCTTCAGCGACTGGTCTGACGAAGACGTACCTGAGCGTGGGGATATCGTGCCTCTGCCTCCTGCTGAGAAAGTCCCGCAAGAAGCTCCAAAGAAGGCAATCAAGGGCAAGGACAGGCTAGAACCACTAATCGCCCCCCTGTTGGCTCAGGAGCCGCCCTTATTGctccagttgcagcagcagttgCCCCTTCAGCCCCTGATGCCCCAGCACCTCATGCGCAAGGCCTCGGAGCAGAAGCGCAGCAGCAGCCTGGGGAGCAACCAGAGCCGCACCTCCTCGCGCCACCTCCGGTCCCCCTCCAACGAGTCGACGCACCGCGGTGGTGAAGACCACAGCGCCCGCAGGAGGAGGCTGCAGGGGGAGTCACGCGaccgggagagggagagagagcgggaTAGAGagcgggaaagagagagagcctcTGCCGCGGAGCCACCCATAGAGAGAAAGTCCCGTATCGATCAGCTGAAGCGCGGTGAGCCGAGCCGCAGCACGTCCTCGG ATCGCCAGGATTCCCGGAGTCACAGCTCCCGGCGGAGCTCTCCGGAGTCGGAACGCCAGGCTCGCTCCCGGGCGGGATCCTACGACGGCAGAGAGCGGGAGAGGGAGCGGGAACGAGAGAGGGAACAGATCGAGAGGGACCGGGAGCGCAAGGATATCCGGCAGAGAGACTGGGAGCGGGAACCAGACACTCGGGAGTGGGGCCGAGGTCGGGAGCCCCTCCGAAACCGAGAGCCAAGAGACCGGGAGAGGGAGCCGCGCAAGAGGGACGTGGACCCGGAGAGGGACAGACACCTGCCCGAGGGTCACGACAGGGACCGGGAGAGGCTGCAGGACATTCCCATTCTCTGCGAGTTGAAGAGAGCGGAGCCAAAGCTGGAGAGAGACTTTGAGCCACTTCTGCGTGAAGTTGTGACTATAGACCCAGTTAGAGTGGACAAGAATGCCGAAATCCCTCGTGTCATGGAGGAAGCACATGAAGCAGCGAAACTGGACAACATGGAAG CGGAGGATGATGGGAAAGCCGAAGACTCACAGTCCATGGTGTCGGGTGGAGAGGAGTATGAACCCATCAGTGATGACGAGCTGGATGAGATCCTGGCTGACAGCGCACAAAAAAAGGAAGACCAGCAGGATGAGGAGAAAATCCCAG GTCCTCTGGATGTGATCGATGTGGACTGGTCCAGCCTGATGCCCAAGCAGAAGAAGGAGCCCCGAGCGGCCGGGGCTGCTCTGCTCAAGTTCACCCCAGGCGCAGTGCTCCTCAGGGCTGGCGTCTCCAAGCACCTGGCCGGGGCCGAGCTCTTCGCTAAGGTGAAGGAGACCTGCAAGGGAGAGCTGGAGGACCACAAAG ATGCTGATAAGCTGTTTGAACATGAGCTGGGAGCCCTGAACATGGCGGCTCTGAACAGGAGAGAGGAAAGGGCCGGCCTGCTGAGGAACCTGGGGCCGTGCTGCAAAGCGCTCTGCTCCCGGAGAGACATCACCATCCGTAGACAGCTGCTCAAGAACGACAAG GGCACAACAAAGCAGATCTACACCAGTGCTCCAGTTGTGGACAATGAGCTGCTGCAGTTGAGCATCCGGTTGTTCAAGAAAAAGACTGCATGTCCGCTCCCAAGCCAGGAGAAAGTAGAGAGCAGCACActccctcagccaagcacacAGGCCGAAGTGTGCGTCTCGTAA